A genomic segment from Nicotiana tabacum cultivar K326 chromosome 7, ASM71507v2, whole genome shotgun sequence encodes:
- the LOC142162368 gene encoding uncharacterized protein LOC142162368: protein MEAEIGVDLPSRKNHTKLRYDPNCGAAIFELGMIFENVNQFRKPMTDYAIEYHSQLKLKPNESTRVRVKYKSKICQRELFASFDRDSGNFIVKKYHPIHKCTPMNKNKLCNSKAKQIVLRKFMGDWKMEFARLCDYADIIIQIYPGSICLVKTDRNSEPGKNLFKYFYDCFDALKKGWLEGCMKIIGFDGYFLKGACKGELLVVIWKNENQQMYPIVWPVIDNESKTCRSWFINNLISDLELGDGARLTVMSDMHKDNRNEFRRPVLSLKLEI, encoded by the exons ATGGAAGCTGAAATTGGTGTTGATTTGCCAAGTAGAAAGAATCATACAAAGCTAAGATATGATCCAAATTGTGGTGCGGCTATTTTTGAACTTGGCATGATATTTGAGAATGTCAATCAATTTAGGAAGCCAATGACTGACTATGCTATTGAATACCATTCACAATTAAAACTTAAACCTAATGAGTCAACTAGGGTGAGGGTAAAATATAAATCTAAAATTTGCCAGCGGGAGTTATTTGCAAGTTTTGACAGGGATTCAGGGAATTTTATAGTTAAGAAGTATCATCCTATTCACAAGTGCACTCCAATGAACAAGAACAAGCTTTGTAATTCTAA GGCAAAACAGATAGTTCTTAGGAAGTTTATGGGGGATTGGAAGATGGAGTTTGCTAGATTATGTGACTATGCTGATATTATTATACAAATCTATCCTGGTAGCATTTGCTTGGTCAAAACTGACAGAAATTCAGAGCCTGGAAAGAAtctgtttaaatatttttatgacTGCTTTGATGCACTGAAGAAAGGTTGGTTGGAAGGATGCATGAAGATCATTGGATTTGATGGGTATTTTCTAAAGGGAGCATGTAAGGGTGAATTGTTGGTAGTTATttggaaaaatgaaaatcaacaaATGTATCCCATTGTATGGCCTGTGATAGACAATGAGTCAAAAACATGTCGGAGTTGGTTTATAAATAACTTAATATCTGATTTGGAGTTAGGAGATGGAGCTAGATTAACAGTTATGTCTGATATGCATAAG gataatcggaacGAATTTAGAAGACCTGttcttagtttgaagcttgaaatttga